The following are encoded together in the Diabrotica undecimpunctata isolate CICGRU chromosome 7, icDiaUnde3, whole genome shotgun sequence genome:
- the LOC140446404 gene encoding uncharacterized protein: MEILHVTGQPFNDNTIEDYQFHTYQPYIPGKLGYNDEIRISVQDLDSLTFPANSFLYIEGKLATHDNKTPTKIKFINNSIAYLFRELRFELNGVIIDSVRDVGLVSSIKNYLSLNENQSLLLENAGWFPKMSRMENNSEVPKNNVLVDSNGNFNVCIPLRLLSGFFEDFRKIIMNMKQELILIRSNDDIDAVVSEDETERPKIDITKLYWEVPHVTPSIREQLRLNKISHTNQELPIKFRSWQMIEYPALNNSTRHTWSVRTSTKIETPRHIVVAFQNNRKSKLTKDMSKFDHCTLKNIKVFLNSERYPYNDLQLDFKTNRFAKLYEMFANFQKSYYHMTLNQPIFNPIDFKTIAPLIHIDCSRQKEVIQSGSVVLRIEFETDEPTTSDISAYCLILHEKEFTYNPLTKIVKQL; encoded by the coding sequence ATGGAAATTCTTCACGTTACTGGTCAACCTTTTAATGATAACACTATTGAAGATTATCAGTTCCACACTTATCAACCATACATTCCTGGAAAATTGGGATACAATGATGAAATCCGTATTTCAGTACAAGATTTGGATAGTTTGACGTTTCCAGCAAATAGTTTCCTCTATATTGAGGGCAAATTAGCCACACATGACAATAAAACACcaaccaaaataaaatttattaataatagtaTAGCTTACTTGTTTCGTGAACTACGTTTTGAATTAAATGGGGTAATAATTGACTCAGTACGTGATGTAGGATTAGTATCAAGTATTAAAAACTATCTTAGCCTTAACGAAAATCAAAGCTTGCTATTGGAAAATGCTGGTTGGTTTCCAAAAATGAGTAGAATGGAAAATAATAGTGAAGTCCCTAAAAACAATGTTTTGGTAGATTCAAATGGAAACTTTAATGTGTGTATACCTTTAAGACTATTATCCggattttttgaagattttagaaaaattattatgaacatGAAACAAGAATTGATACTTATTCGATCAAATGATGATATTGATGCAGTAGTAAGCGAAGATGAGACTGAGCGTCCAAAAATTGACATTACTAAATTATATTGGGAGGTACCACATGTAACTCCTAGTATTCGAGAACAGTTGCGACTAAACAAAATTTCACATACAAACCAAGAACTACCTATTAAATTTCGAAGTTGGCAAATGATTGAATATCCAGCCCTAAATAACTCTACACGTCACACATGGTCAGTGCGGACTAGTACCAAAATAGAAACTCCACGACACATTGTTGTTGCTTTTCAAAATAACAGAAAATCAAAATTAACAAAAGATATGAGTAAATTTGATCATTGcactttaaagaatattaaagtGTTTTTAAATTCTGAGAGGTATCCCTATAATGATCTTCAACTAGATTTTAAGACTAATAGGTTTGCCAAACTATatgaaatgtttgccaatttccaGAAGAGTTATTATCACATGACCTTAAACCAACCCATATTTAATCCAATTGACTTTAAAACAATTGCTCCACTTATACACATTGACTGCTCTCGTCAAAAAGAAGTAATTCAATCCGGATCTGTTGTGCTTCGTATAGAATTTGAGACAGATGAACCAACAACCTCTGATATCTCAGCCTATTGTCTAATACTTCACGAGAAAGAATTCACATATAACCCTCTaacaaaaattgtgaaacaattgtaa